One segment of Thermogemmata fonticola DNA contains the following:
- the queA gene encoding tRNA preQ1(34) S-adenosylmethionine ribosyltransferase-isomerase QueA, with protein MPFFDYELPEHLIAQYPAQRRDDSRLLVLRRRSESIEHRIFRELPELLQAGDLLVLNDTKVIPARLIGRRADTGGRWEALFLQTQGHLWEMLAKTGGHPGRGTRFITDSGLTLILQGRTPDHHWLMEPQEAGSPWELLERHGHVPLPPYIRQGRDEPADRERYQTVFATQAGSVAAPTAGLHFTEELLQTLTAAGVNLARVTLHVGLGTFAPIKSQDPRQHTIHREWCQVTAETVAAIQAARQRGGRVVAVGTTTVRTLETAARQGQTQLLAPFTGETDLYIYPPFEFRIVDALITNFHLPRTTLLLLVSAFVNNDELLKQAYEQAIAREYRFYSYGDAMLIL; from the coding sequence ATGCCCTTTTTCGACTATGAGCTACCGGAGCATTTGATAGCGCAGTATCCCGCCCAGCGGCGCGATGACTCCCGGCTTCTTGTTCTGCGCCGGCGGAGCGAGAGCATCGAGCATCGGATTTTCCGCGAGCTGCCCGAATTGCTCCAAGCTGGCGATCTGCTGGTACTCAATGATACGAAGGTGATCCCGGCCCGGTTGATCGGCCGGCGAGCGGATACAGGCGGGCGATGGGAAGCGCTGTTTCTGCAAACCCAGGGGCATCTCTGGGAAATGCTGGCCAAGACTGGCGGCCATCCCGGCCGGGGTACACGCTTCATCACCGACAGCGGCTTGACCCTGATCTTGCAAGGTCGCACGCCGGACCACCACTGGCTCATGGAACCCCAGGAAGCAGGCAGTCCCTGGGAATTGCTCGAACGGCACGGCCATGTGCCTCTGCCGCCCTACATCCGCCAAGGCCGGGATGAACCGGCGGACCGGGAACGCTACCAGACGGTCTTTGCCACACAAGCAGGATCGGTGGCGGCTCCCACCGCCGGGCTGCATTTCACGGAGGAATTGCTCCAGACACTGACTGCTGCCGGAGTCAACCTCGCCCGCGTCACCTTGCACGTGGGCCTGGGAACCTTCGCTCCCATCAAGAGTCAAGACCCGCGGCAGCATACCATCCACCGCGAATGGTGCCAGGTGACAGCGGAAACAGTCGCGGCAATCCAGGCTGCACGGCAACGCGGCGGGCGAGTGGTGGCGGTCGGGACCACGACAGTCCGGACTCTGGAGACAGCAGCCCGCCAGGGTCAAACCCAGCTCCTGGCCCCCTTCACCGGGGAGACCGACTTGTACATCTACCCGCCCTTCGAGTTTCGGATTGTGGACGCCCTCATCACCAATTTCCACCTGCCGCGGACGACTTTGCTCCTCTTGGTGAGCGCCTTTGTCAATAACGATGAACTGCTGAAACAGGCCTACGAGCAAGCCATCGCTCGCGAATACCGCTTCTATAGCTACGGCGACGCTATGCTGATCCTTTGA
- the nagB gene encoding glucosamine-6-phosphate deaminase encodes MTGLHSLAHTRVPTVLFPTAAAAARYVAREIDKLIRARNAAGKSTVLGLATGSTPVGLYRELIRLHQEEGLDFSRVITFNLDEYYPMPKEDPHSYFRWMHETFFHHVNIPWENIHIPDGTLAKEEIDAFCAEYERKIKAAGGIDIQILGIGRTGHIGFNEPGSPRNSRTRLVTLDSITRRDAAPGFFGEENVPHHAITMGVATILEARRIFLMAFGEHKASIVYKAVEQPPTEAISASFLQEHPDATVVLDPAAAAELTAIKRPWEVGPCHWTPELVRKAVVHLALTVKKGLLQLDDEDFREHHLYELLREQGPAEKIGEAVFHDRMSTITPYPAGRSAPQTILVFSPHPDDDVISMGGTLIRLVEQGHQVHVAYMTSGNIAVYDHDARRFVDFVHEFLTHFGSAAEQARAADVKQRVYHFLDAKKPGQPDNDDVLTIKALIRATEARAAALACGIPPENLSFLNLRFYRTGRITKDPIHPQDIDDLVALVQRLQPKQIYMAGELSDPHGTHRLCAEAIFAALRRLQEQQGQLPCQVWLYKGAWEEWEPHEIEMAVPLSPDILERKKQAIFRHQSQKDRAMFPGGSDRREFWQRAEERNRNTARIYDALGLPEYFALEAFVQWKGP; translated from the coding sequence ATGACTGGTTTGCATTCGCTAGCCCACACGCGGGTCCCGACAGTGTTGTTTCCAACGGCAGCGGCAGCCGCCCGGTATGTGGCGCGGGAAATTGACAAGCTGATCCGCGCCCGCAATGCCGCCGGGAAATCCACAGTCTTAGGACTGGCTACAGGCAGCACACCCGTGGGACTTTACCGCGAATTGATCCGCCTGCATCAGGAGGAAGGGCTGGACTTCTCGCGAGTCATCACCTTCAATCTGGACGAATACTATCCGATGCCCAAGGAGGACCCGCACTCCTACTTCCGCTGGATGCATGAGACATTTTTTCATCACGTCAACATTCCGTGGGAAAACATCCACATTCCGGATGGAACGCTGGCCAAGGAGGAGATCGACGCTTTCTGCGCAGAATACGAACGGAAGATCAAGGCCGCCGGCGGGATTGATATTCAAATCCTGGGGATTGGCCGCACGGGGCACATCGGTTTCAATGAACCGGGCAGCCCGCGGAATAGCCGAACTCGCTTGGTCACCCTGGATAGCATTACCCGCCGCGATGCCGCTCCGGGTTTCTTCGGTGAGGAAAACGTGCCGCACCACGCCATCACTATGGGCGTGGCGACGATTCTCGAAGCCCGGCGTATTTTCCTCATGGCCTTTGGGGAACACAAAGCCTCGATCGTGTACAAAGCGGTGGAACAACCGCCTACCGAGGCGATCTCCGCGAGCTTTCTCCAGGAGCATCCGGATGCCACCGTGGTGCTGGACCCGGCGGCGGCAGCCGAGTTGACCGCCATCAAACGCCCCTGGGAGGTCGGCCCCTGCCACTGGACGCCGGAATTGGTCCGCAAAGCAGTGGTCCACCTGGCGCTGACCGTCAAAAAGGGACTGCTGCAATTGGATGATGAGGACTTCCGCGAACACCATCTCTACGAATTGCTGCGCGAACAAGGACCGGCGGAGAAGATCGGCGAGGCCGTTTTCCATGATCGCATGTCCACCATTACGCCCTATCCGGCTGGCCGGTCCGCCCCGCAGACCATTCTCGTGTTTTCACCCCACCCCGATGATGATGTCATCTCCATGGGCGGGACGCTCATTCGGCTGGTGGAGCAAGGACATCAGGTGCACGTCGCTTACATGACCAGCGGCAATATCGCCGTGTATGATCACGATGCGCGCCGTTTCGTCGATTTTGTCCACGAATTCCTCACGCATTTCGGCAGTGCGGCAGAACAGGCCCGTGCCGCGGATGTCAAGCAGCGGGTGTACCACTTTCTCGATGCAAAGAAGCCGGGACAGCCCGACAATGACGACGTGCTGACCATCAAGGCTCTCATTCGCGCCACGGAGGCCCGCGCTGCTGCCTTGGCCTGCGGCATTCCGCCGGAAAACCTCAGCTTTCTCAACCTGCGGTTCTACCGAACGGGGCGGATCACCAAGGACCCCATCCATCCCCAGGACATCGATGATCTGGTCGCTCTGGTGCAGCGCCTCCAGCCGAAGCAGATTTATATGGCCGGGGAGCTTTCCGACCCGCACGGAACCCACCGCCTCTGTGCCGAGGCCATCTTCGCCGCTCTCCGTCGGCTTCAGGAGCAGCAGGGGCAGCTCCCCTGCCAGGTCTGGCTCTATAAAGGGGCGTGGGAAGAATGGGAACCCCACGAAATCGAAATGGCCGTGCCTCTTAGCCCCGATATCTTGGAACGGAAGAAGCAGGCCATCTTCCGCCACCAATCCCAGAAGGATCGGGCGATGTTCCCCGGTGGGTCCGACCGCCGGGAGTTCTGGCAGCGGGCCGAAGAACGCAATCGCAACACCGCCCGCATCTACGACGCCCTGGGACTTCCCGAATACTTCGCCCTCGAAGCCTTCGTCCAGTGGAAGGGGCCGTGA
- a CDS encoding fumarylacetoacetate hydrolase family protein yields MRLATIQTPQGPRAAVERSDGYYVDLHASEPGLPDNVKALLAASTAIRRLAAEVAAAPSAVAYPPQSVRLLPPIPDPGKILCIGLNYRDHAREGGKAIPEEPVLFGKFRNTLIAHGDPIRLPKVARKVDYEAELVIVIGKTGKHIPNDARAYDYVGGYTCGHDVSARDWQFRGEEKQWIIGKTFDTFAPVGPVLVTSDEIPDPHHLQIRLRRNGVTLQDSNTREFIFGVPHLLSYLSQVMTLEPGDLIFTGTPPGVGIARQPPILLQPGDIVEVEIEKIGILRNPCVAES; encoded by the coding sequence ATGAGACTGGCGACGATCCAGACCCCGCAGGGTCCGCGCGCCGCGGTCGAGCGCAGCGATGGATACTATGTGGACCTGCATGCGAGCGAGCCGGGCTTGCCGGATAATGTGAAAGCTCTGCTAGCGGCTTCGACGGCCATTCGCCGACTGGCTGCGGAAGTGGCCGCCGCGCCGTCGGCCGTCGCTTACCCGCCGCAGAGCGTCCGGCTGCTGCCGCCGATTCCTGATCCGGGGAAAATCCTCTGCATTGGCCTGAACTATCGGGATCATGCCCGCGAGGGAGGCAAGGCGATCCCGGAGGAACCGGTCCTCTTCGGAAAGTTCCGCAACACTCTGATCGCGCACGGCGACCCGATTCGCCTGCCGAAAGTGGCCCGAAAAGTGGACTACGAGGCGGAACTGGTGATTGTCATTGGCAAGACGGGCAAACACATTCCCAACGATGCGCGGGCGTACGACTATGTCGGCGGCTACACCTGCGGCCATGATGTCAGTGCGCGAGATTGGCAATTTCGAGGCGAAGAGAAGCAGTGGATCATCGGCAAGACCTTCGACACCTTCGCTCCTGTTGGTCCGGTGCTGGTGACCAGCGATGAGATTCCGGATCCGCACCATCTGCAAATCCGCCTCCGCCGCAATGGCGTCACTTTGCAGGATTCCAACACTCGCGAGTTTATCTTCGGCGTGCCGCATCTGCTGTCTTACTTGTCCCAGGTGATGACCCTGGAGCCGGGCGATTTGATCTTCACCGGAACGCCTCCCGGAGTGGGCATCGCACGCCAGCCGCCGATTTTGCTCCAGCCGGGCGACATTGTGGAAGTGGAGATCGAAAAGATCGGCATCCTGCGGAATCCCTGCGTGGCGGAGAGTTGA
- a CDS encoding S41 family peptidase produces the protein MFGRGETHRLLGLGIIGVLLAGTMGVVPLASALPPAGAGDPPKAGAGQTASAAKPVDDQQVRMLAEALDRAAMMVRANLYQRVEEKVLIAGAIRQWYQAIDAPLPERIVQQLDRLPNTPRDRVHLLMEIRRQLRDHPRLRGTQSLLVGLQGFTQATEGHCSVTWRRSGVMQAFSVELDFGVGLELEGWTGSRWTAYQWERALALRRYPPVGYIGDVPAPEQLSAPIHYPWRVRRVIPGSPAHFAGIQKGDVITHYRGIALTPENVSRLFQEWAYAPMTFDPVTGRPLSPACHLTIQRGRQRIELRIAAQEQYQAECVYGVRRDGDGSWDWWLDRPERIGYVRLGPLELHAPLQLRAALEELQQQRCRGLILDLRWCPGGYVQSAIEVASLFLPANTLLARMEYPQVRVGPPASAELRELRTLPHPPLCPQLPLVVLIGPETLGGGEMIAAALRDHNRCWLAGQRSAGRAALQTLIGLDVAELQLRVSTGLMFRPNGQPRHRYPDSQPADAWGLRPDPGWEIPLEAAARLELFRQLESFTLRLPSSREASPLDDPRSDSVRYTTLQLLRKHLEKLSSPAPSSRGP, from the coding sequence ATGTTCGGGCGGGGAGAGACGCACCGGCTCCTAGGGTTGGGGATTATTGGGGTGCTGCTGGCAGGGACGATGGGTGTCGTCCCCCTAGCGTCGGCCTTGCCGCCCGCAGGGGCTGGAGATCCCCCAAAGGCCGGAGCTGGCCAAACTGCCTCCGCGGCGAAGCCGGTGGATGACCAGCAGGTCCGCATGCTGGCCGAAGCCCTGGATCGGGCCGCCATGATGGTCCGGGCCAATTTGTACCAGCGTGTCGAAGAGAAAGTGCTGATCGCCGGGGCCATTCGCCAGTGGTACCAGGCGATCGATGCGCCGTTGCCGGAGAGAATCGTTCAGCAACTGGACCGCCTGCCCAATACTCCCCGCGATCGCGTGCACCTGCTTATGGAGATTCGCCGCCAGCTTCGGGATCATCCCCGGCTGCGGGGGACGCAATCCTTGCTGGTGGGGTTGCAGGGATTCACCCAAGCGACGGAAGGGCACTGTAGCGTCACGTGGCGGCGTTCCGGAGTGATGCAAGCCTTTTCCGTAGAGCTGGATTTCGGCGTGGGACTGGAACTGGAGGGTTGGACAGGTTCGCGCTGGACAGCGTACCAGTGGGAGCGGGCCTTGGCCCTGCGGCGCTATCCCCCTGTCGGTTACATCGGTGACGTGCCCGCTCCGGAACAACTTTCCGCTCCGATCCATTATCCCTGGCGGGTTCGGCGTGTGATCCCTGGCAGTCCGGCGCACTTCGCAGGTATTCAGAAGGGAGATGTGATTACGCATTATCGCGGCATAGCATTGACGCCGGAGAATGTCTCCCGCCTCTTCCAGGAATGGGCTTATGCTCCAATGACCTTCGATCCAGTCACAGGCCGGCCATTGTCACCCGCGTGTCATCTGACGATTCAGCGGGGCCGCCAGCGGATCGAACTACGGATCGCGGCTCAGGAGCAGTATCAGGCGGAATGTGTCTATGGGGTCCGGCGTGATGGGGACGGGAGTTGGGATTGGTGGCTCGATCGCCCGGAACGGATCGGTTACGTTCGTTTGGGGCCGCTGGAATTGCACGCTCCCTTGCAACTGCGGGCCGCGCTCGAGGAATTGCAGCAGCAGCGTTGCCGGGGTCTGATCCTGGACCTCCGCTGGTGTCCGGGAGGATATGTGCAAAGCGCCATCGAGGTCGCCAGCTTGTTCCTACCGGCGAACACATTGCTGGCTCGGATGGAATATCCCCAAGTCCGCGTCGGCCCGCCGGCATCTGCCGAGCTGCGGGAATTGCGCACACTTCCTCACCCGCCCCTTTGCCCGCAACTGCCTCTGGTGGTGTTGATAGGGCCGGAAACTTTGGGGGGCGGAGAGATGATCGCCGCCGCCTTGCGAGATCACAACCGCTGCTGGCTCGCAGGACAGCGCAGCGCGGGCCGGGCCGCTTTGCAAACGCTCATCGGCTTGGACGTAGCAGAATTGCAACTGCGTGTCAGCACCGGCCTCATGTTCCGGCCCAACGGCCAACCCCGCCACCGCTATCCCGACAGTCAGCCCGCTGACGCCTGGGGACTGCGTCCGGACCCCGGTTGGGAAATCCCGCTGGAGGCCGCCGCCCGCCTGGAACTTTTCCGCCAGCTTGAGAGCTTCACCCTCCGCCTTCCCTCCAGCCGGGAGGCTTCGCCGCTCGATGATCCCCGCAGCGATTCCGTTCGCTACACCACCCTGCAATTGCTCCGCAAGCACCTGGAGAAACTCTCTTCTCCCGCCCCCTCTTCTCGCGGCCCGTGA
- a CDS encoding STAS domain-containing protein: MATESTRRRRLEVEDIGDIAVVNFVDKKILDEQNIQMIGDDLFRLVDELGRRKLLLNFGNVEFMSSAALGKLITLHRKLQAVQGKLVLCNIAKDILEVFKITKLDRILTIVPDEQAGLQSF; this comes from the coding sequence ATGGCTACGGAATCTACCCGCCGGCGCCGGCTGGAAGTCGAAGACATCGGAGATATCGCCGTTGTCAACTTCGTGGATAAAAAGATATTGGATGAGCAAAATATTCAGATGATCGGCGACGACTTGTTCCGCCTGGTGGATGAGTTGGGCCGGCGCAAATTGCTGCTCAATTTCGGAAATGTGGAGTTCATGTCCAGTGCAGCTTTGGGGAAACTGATCACGCTGCACCGGAAGTTGCAGGCCGTGCAAGGAAAGCTGGTCCTGTGCAACATTGCCAAAGACATCCTGGAGGTCTTCAAGATTACCAAACTGGATCGTATCCTGACCATTGTGCCGGATGAACAGGCAGGACTACAGTCATTCTGA
- a CDS encoding ATP-binding protein, producing the protein MSAQHELIIPSDLSEARRIQSLVEQVLQKWGYSEHDIFAIKLALEEALVNAIKHGNQMDPDKKVHVRFAVNDRQFEIHIADEGPGFNPDDVPDPTDPENLERPCGRGLLLMRGFMTHVEYAPPGNRVRMIKVRADSQPSS; encoded by the coding sequence ATGAGCGCTCAGCATGAATTGATCATACCGAGTGATCTCTCTGAAGCTCGACGGATCCAATCGCTGGTCGAGCAAGTCCTGCAAAAGTGGGGCTATTCGGAGCACGACATTTTTGCCATCAAGTTGGCGTTAGAGGAAGCGCTGGTCAATGCGATCAAACACGGCAATCAGATGGACCCAGACAAGAAAGTCCATGTCCGCTTCGCCGTCAATGACCGCCAATTCGAGATTCACATCGCTGACGAAGGCCCCGGTTTCAATCCCGACGATGTTCCCGACCCAACGGACCCAGAAAACCTCGAGCGTCCCTGCGGCCGAGGCCTGCTTCTGATGCGCGGCTTCATGACTCACGTCGAGTATGCTCCTCCAGGCAACCGAGTCCGCATGATCAAGGTACGGGCCGACAGCCAACCTTCCTCCTGA
- a CDS encoding HAD family hydrolase, with product MTFPPTSSPSSFHPPERLEQLRQALRRGKYQAALFDFDGTLSRLRAGWPQVMVQVLEEYWQAAGLPKDEPEQTRQQLLHLVLSTNGMPPLRQMHVFVQMVQERGGSELDPSECAATYQYRLRQLVQRRYDSLRRGETAPPQWIVPGAREMLAALQRRGLRLFLASGTEYDQVRAEADLLGLRPFFPHGIFAPQGEDLSFAKGQIIDHLLRNHDLRGEELIGFGDGVVETREVKRVGGTAIGLATSEVSEIATPTLPSSTPATMTALAASDDPTVSDKCQRLLAAGADLILSDYLALSLD from the coding sequence ATGACTTTTCCCCCCACTTCATCCCCTTCGAGCTTTCATCCTCCGGAGCGACTGGAGCAGCTCCGCCAGGCGTTACGTCGCGGGAAATACCAAGCGGCGCTCTTCGACTTCGATGGCACCCTTTCCCGCTTGCGGGCCGGTTGGCCTCAGGTCATGGTGCAAGTGCTCGAAGAGTACTGGCAAGCGGCGGGATTACCGAAAGACGAACCGGAGCAGACACGCCAGCAATTGCTCCACCTGGTGCTCTCGACCAACGGCATGCCCCCGTTACGCCAGATGCACGTTTTCGTCCAAATGGTTCAGGAGCGCGGCGGAAGCGAATTGGACCCTTCGGAATGCGCGGCCACCTACCAGTACCGCCTGAGACAACTGGTCCAGCGCCGCTATGATTCCCTCCGGCGAGGCGAGACAGCGCCCCCGCAGTGGATCGTACCGGGGGCGCGTGAAATGCTTGCTGCTCTGCAACGGCGCGGCTTGAGGCTGTTCTTAGCCAGCGGCACGGAATACGATCAGGTTCGTGCGGAGGCGGACCTGCTCGGCCTGCGGCCATTTTTTCCCCACGGCATCTTTGCTCCCCAAGGAGAGGATTTGTCCTTTGCCAAAGGGCAGATTATTGACCACCTTCTCCGCAACCATGATTTGCGCGGGGAAGAGTTGATCGGCTTCGGCGATGGGGTTGTGGAAACACGGGAAGTCAAGCGTGTGGGTGGTACAGCGATCGGGCTAGCCACCTCCGAGGTCTCGGAAATCGCAACTCCCACACTACCGTCGAGCACCCCAGCCACCATGACTGCCTTGGCCGCTTCGGATGATCCCACCGTGTCCGACAAATGCCAGCGCTTGCTGGCGGCGGGTGCGGACCTCATCCTGTCCGATTATCTGGCCTTATCCCTGGACTGA
- a CDS encoding HD domain-containing phosphohydrolase codes for MIRLRGISGAFKGKVWESDSLLRVGRLASLEVVLEDSSVSRRHAEIRHGPEGWYIRDLESTNGTYVNGARIGALEHPLRCRDILQFGKVAVLVEQSDDVPEIPSSNQHILATTPSTYEEGIRRLAFDRNQMPRPGEQLIALLRAGHHFVHAHDPDELYQAILNDAVSVLAAQRGAIILAEGDTAEPRWRTAAVAHGNNTASHHHFYSKKLAQRCYAAGVSLLYSTFTSLDSDTRLGQSIAEGAMGSVMCVLLRTPRRRLGVLHLDRGLEQHPFTEDDLHLADALAAHVSATLESALLLHQQRELFLKTITTLAQAVELRDDYTGGHTQRVTRYALLLAERLGLDREQTDIIRLGSPLHDIGKIGIDDAILRKPGKLTPEEYALMKEHTTKGAEILSNIPEMAPIIPIVRNHHERWDGTGYPDRLAGTDIPYLARIVAVADAFDAITSPRPYHTYHQCRSSAWAFCELERQAGRQFDPDCVAAFLDIRDVIHKVMQEMMPNMEWDDQAGIVTLNEPIVSEEILADPRY; via the coding sequence ATGATCCGCCTGCGCGGCATCAGTGGCGCATTCAAAGGCAAGGTGTGGGAGTCAGACTCCCTCCTGCGCGTGGGGCGTTTGGCCTCTCTGGAAGTGGTTTTGGAGGACAGTTCCGTCAGCCGCCGCCATGCGGAGATTCGTCATGGCCCAGAAGGGTGGTATATCCGGGACCTGGAAAGCACGAATGGGACCTACGTCAACGGTGCGCGTATCGGCGCCCTGGAGCATCCCTTGCGCTGCCGGGATATTCTCCAGTTCGGCAAAGTCGCTGTACTGGTGGAACAGAGCGATGACGTTCCGGAAATTCCCTCCTCCAATCAGCACATACTGGCCACGACGCCCTCCACTTATGAAGAAGGTATCCGCCGCCTGGCCTTTGACCGCAATCAGATGCCCCGTCCCGGCGAACAATTGATCGCTCTATTACGGGCCGGCCATCACTTCGTGCATGCCCATGATCCGGATGAATTGTATCAGGCGATCCTCAACGATGCGGTCAGCGTCCTGGCCGCCCAACGGGGTGCGATCATTCTCGCGGAAGGGGATACGGCCGAGCCACGCTGGCGAACCGCGGCGGTCGCTCACGGCAACAACACCGCTAGTCATCATCACTTCTACTCCAAGAAACTGGCGCAGCGGTGTTACGCCGCGGGTGTCTCTTTGCTGTACAGCACCTTTACCTCTTTAGACAGCGATACGCGCTTGGGTCAAAGCATCGCGGAAGGGGCGATGGGCAGTGTCATGTGCGTGCTGCTCCGCACGCCGCGCCGCCGCCTGGGTGTCTTGCATCTCGACCGCGGGCTGGAACAGCACCCGTTTACGGAAGATGACCTTCACCTGGCCGACGCCCTGGCAGCCCACGTCTCGGCGACCCTCGAAAGCGCTCTGCTATTGCACCAGCAGCGCGAACTTTTCCTCAAAACCATCACCACCTTGGCTCAGGCCGTCGAACTCCGCGATGATTACACCGGCGGGCATACCCAGCGCGTGACCCGCTACGCCTTGCTCCTGGCCGAACGCCTGGGGCTGGATCGCGAGCAGACCGACATCATCCGCCTCGGCAGCCCCTTGCATGACATCGGCAAAATTGGGATCGACGACGCCATCCTGCGCAAGCCCGGCAAACTCACCCCCGAAGAATACGCTCTGATGAAGGAGCACACCACCAAAGGGGCGGAAATCCTCAGCAACATCCCAGAAATGGCGCCCATCATCCCGATCGTTCGCAACCATCACGAACGCTGGGATGGTACTGGCTATCCGGACCGCCTCGCCGGCACAGATATTCCCTATCTGGCCCGGATCGTCGCTGTGGCGGATGCCTTCGATGCCATTACCTCGCCCCGACCCTATCACACCTATCACCAGTGCCGCTCGTCCGCCTGGGCCTTCTGTGAACTGGAACGCCAGGCCGGCCGCCAATTCGACCCCGATTGCGTCGCCGCCTTCTTGGACATCCGCGACGTCATCCACAAAGTCATGCAGGAAATGATGCCGAATATGGAATGGGATGACCAAGCCGGCATTGTTACCCTCAACGAACCGATCGTCAGCGAAGAGATCCTCGCCGACCCGCGCTACTAG
- a CDS encoding H-X9-DG-CTERM domain-containing protein, protein MRDEVLLDYLLHQLSEAEARQLEARLQADGALAARLERLRRKLQPLERERQRLVLPRQGLAERTLARLQDLWPHPSRTLPRAPRTLPDWRITGGRFRPDILVAGCILILASGLFLSAVGKLRARHDWLACQNTLRLSYVQQNAHGSSVPSLAAFSPLAEPSLPYASWPSAEAVSSCLPVVFCSLTASPENTSFPLQPVVIHSADISSIYVSYWTMAGRPDQRDAVRRLSPLYGQPLEDWYAPRPCPAGVSNPRSGSSPYIGHPYGCNILYADGHVQSSNFPCWLIGKSVTGLAPSKTVSFHSAD, encoded by the coding sequence ATGCGTGACGAAGTTCTGCTGGATTACCTGTTGCACCAACTCTCCGAGGCGGAGGCTCGGCAGTTGGAAGCTCGTTTGCAGGCGGATGGCGCCTTGGCTGCACGCCTGGAACGTCTGCGGCGCAAGCTCCAGCCTCTGGAACGAGAGCGCCAGCGCCTTGTCCTTCCGCGCCAGGGACTGGCAGAGCGGACCTTGGCACGCCTTCAGGACCTCTGGCCGCACCCCTCCCGCACTTTGCCACGAGCACCGCGGACCTTGCCCGATTGGCGCATCACAGGCGGGCGCTTCCGGCCCGATATCCTCGTGGCCGGCTGCATTCTGATCCTGGCTAGCGGTCTGTTCCTGTCTGCTGTGGGCAAGTTGCGCGCCCGCCATGACTGGCTCGCCTGCCAGAACACGCTTCGCCTCTCCTACGTCCAGCAGAATGCCCATGGGTCGAGCGTTCCCTCTCTGGCGGCCTTTAGCCCGCTGGCGGAACCCTCGCTTCCTTACGCCTCCTGGCCCTCTGCGGAGGCCGTCTCCTCCTGCCTGCCTGTGGTTTTTTGTTCTCTGACCGCCAGTCCGGAAAATACTTCCTTCCCGCTTCAGCCGGTCGTTATTCACTCCGCGGACATTTCCTCGATTTACGTATCATACTGGACCATGGCCGGACGCCCTGACCAGAGGGACGCTGTCCGCCGGCTCTCTCCCCTTTACGGCCAGCCCCTTGAAGATTGGTATGCTCCCCGCCCATGTCCTGCCGGGGTCTCGAATCCGAGAAGTGGGTCCTCTCCCTACATCGGCCATCCCTACGGTTGCAACATTCTTTACGCCGACGGCCATGTCCAATCCTCAAACTTCCCTTGCTGGCTGATCGGAAAAAGTGTGACCGGCCTCGCCCCCTCCAAAACCGTCTCCTTTCATTCCGCTGACTGA
- a CDS encoding RNA polymerase sigma factor codes for MGAIVQSAPSDEELLLRLQRGEPAALDLLVRRYERELFGYLCRYLNDDELAEDVFQNTFLQVFLKIDQYEPGRAARPWLYAIATHQAIDALRRLQRRRDRAGLWEERMGDDEAAVCGWDLVAADETDGPLDLLERAEQRTLVRQAVANLPPLLRSVVLLVYFQGLKYHEAAEVLGIPIGTVKSRLHAALKKLLEACSAFDAPRHSAQQPADPLRVPWPRPRSAAAASSPL; via the coding sequence GTGGGGGCGATTGTGCAATCGGCACCGTCGGATGAAGAATTGTTGTTGCGCCTGCAACGCGGCGAGCCGGCCGCGCTGGACTTGCTGGTGCGCCGTTATGAGCGGGAATTGTTCGGGTATCTCTGCCGCTATCTCAACGACGATGAGCTGGCGGAGGATGTGTTTCAGAACACCTTCTTGCAAGTGTTTCTGAAGATCGACCAGTATGAGCCGGGCCGGGCGGCGCGCCCCTGGCTTTACGCCATCGCCACCCACCAGGCGATCGATGCCTTGCGGCGGTTGCAGCGGCGGCGAGATCGCGCCGGGCTGTGGGAGGAACGAATGGGAGACGACGAAGCGGCGGTCTGCGGCTGGGACCTGGTCGCCGCCGACGAGACGGACGGACCGTTGGACCTTTTGGAGCGCGCGGAGCAGCGGACTTTAGTCCGCCAAGCGGTGGCAAACCTGCCCCCCCTCCTGCGGAGTGTCGTGTTGCTGGTGTATTTCCAAGGCTTGAAGTACCACGAAGCTGCCGAGGTGCTCGGCATTCCCATCGGCACGGTGAAATCCCGCTTGCATGCGGCCTTGAAGAAACTCCTCGAGGCCTGCTCGGCTTTTGATGCGCCCCGGCACTCGGCCCAGCAGCCGGCGGACCCGCTGAGGGTGCCCTGGCCGCGCCCCCGCTCCGCTGCTGCCGCCTCTTCCCCCTTGTGA